Proteins co-encoded in one Ictalurus furcatus strain D&B chromosome 9, Billie_1.0, whole genome shotgun sequence genomic window:
- the ap4s1 gene encoding AP-4 complex subunit sigma-1, which translates to MIKFLLMVNKQGQTRLSKHYEHVDTGKRAALEADVVKACLFRKKDECSFVEYKDYKLVYRQYAALFIVVGITDNENELSIYELVHNFIEVLDKYFSRVSELDIMFNLDKVHIILDEMILNGHIVETNKNRILAPLLALDKMAEG; encoded by the exons ATGATCAAGTTCCTGCTGATGGTGAATAAGCAGGGCCAGACCCGCCTGTCTAAGCATTATGAGCATGTGGACACGGGGAAGAGAGCTGCTCTGGAGGCCGATGTGGTCAAGGCCTGTCTGTTCAGGAAGAAAGACGAG TGCTCATTTGTGGAGTATAAGGACTACAAACTGGTGTATCGGCAGTATGCAGCTCTTTTCATTGTAGTTGGCATCACTGACAACGAA AATGAACTCTCCATTTATGAGCTCGTCCACAACTTTATTGAAGTGCTTGACAAGTACTTCAGTCGTGTG agTGAATTAGAT ATAATGTTTAATTTGGACAAAGTACACATCATTCTTGATGAGATGATCTTAAACGGACACATCGTGGAGACCAACAAGAACCGCATACTTGCACCACTGCTGGCCTTAGACAAGATGGCAGAAGGATGA